A window of the Streptomyces sp. Ag109_O5-10 genome harbors these coding sequences:
- a CDS encoding DUF5926 family protein — MAKKRPQTTATRPQPGDATHAEGADVNYPVVGAREPCPCGSGRRYKACHGRAAAHAATELVHRPFEGLAGEGDWVALRELVPAATVELTLKDGLPEGVPSVTLATVLPMAWPALRRDDGTVLLGLQNDTASGDISRDLADTLRRALTAEPGTPVQGRRAPADSPRLQDLLDPKGPFEPVVHDGFEFWVQDAANATPDVTASLERANAAAIPTVKLTGVDSAYWCETPEKNHLRWVMPYPEEQLLDALARLHAAGRSGLGEGTRLVGSFRAHGLTVPVWDLPSEVGAEDVEKPAAEFAERLATALASTAPLTADERRARGGLTNRQVTLS, encoded by the coding sequence ATGGCCAAGAAGCGACCCCAGACGACGGCCACGCGGCCGCAGCCCGGCGATGCAACCCACGCCGAAGGCGCTGATGTGAACTATCCGGTCGTCGGTGCCCGGGAGCCCTGCCCCTGCGGCAGCGGCCGCCGCTACAAGGCGTGCCACGGCCGGGCGGCGGCGCACGCGGCGACCGAGCTGGTGCACCGCCCGTTCGAGGGGCTGGCCGGCGAGGGCGACTGGGTGGCGCTGCGCGAACTGGTCCCCGCCGCCACCGTCGAGCTGACCCTGAAGGACGGTCTGCCCGAGGGCGTCCCCTCGGTCACGCTCGCCACCGTGCTGCCGATGGCCTGGCCGGCGCTCCGCCGCGACGACGGCACGGTCCTGCTCGGCCTGCAGAACGACACGGCCTCCGGCGACATCAGCCGCGACCTCGCCGACACGCTCCGGCGCGCCCTCACCGCCGAGCCGGGCACCCCGGTACAGGGCCGCCGCGCCCCTGCCGACAGCCCCCGGCTGCAGGACCTGCTCGACCCGAAGGGGCCGTTCGAGCCAGTTGTGCACGACGGCTTCGAGTTCTGGGTGCAGGACGCCGCGAACGCCACCCCGGACGTGACCGCCTCCCTGGAGCGGGCCAACGCGGCGGCCATCCCGACGGTGAAGCTGACCGGCGTCGACTCCGCCTACTGGTGCGAGACGCCCGAGAAGAACCACCTGCGGTGGGTCATGCCGTACCCCGAGGAGCAGCTTCTGGACGCTCTCGCGCGGCTGCACGCGGCGGGCCGGTCCGGCCTGGGCGAGGGGACCCGGCTGGTCGGCTCCTTCCGTGCCCACGGCCTCACCGTGCCGGTCTGGGACCTGCCGAGCGAGGTCGGCGCCGAGGACGTGGAGAAGCCTGCCGCCGAGTTCGCCGAGCGCCTCGCGACCGCGCTGGCCTCGACGGCACCGCTCACCGCGGACGAGCGACGGGCCCGCGGCGGACTCACCAACCGACAGGTCACGCTCAGCTGA
- a CDS encoding ATP-binding protein, with amino-acid sequence MRHRAFIGRFPVQANGASTPWRGAKEVSGVALVVAQEVPTSSSMAVPHGPAGVGKARHRMRNQLRTGGLSEAVIDDAVLILSELLSNACKHGRPLGDALAGDGDVRAAWQVDTRGRLIVEVTDGGGPTRPAPMTPSVTAHGGRGLNIITALADDWGVRDDARGEVTVWVVVHKDVRGPGTPDRRDAFATRVTAPRVPEMTDLDFADSFDDLD; translated from the coding sequence ATGCGTCACCGGGCATTCATTGGCCGGTTTCCGGTTCAGGCCAATGGGGCATCCACACCGTGGCGTGGGGCAAAGGAGGTCTCGGGGGTGGCGTTGGTGGTGGCACAGGAGGTGCCCACGTCGTCGAGCATGGCCGTACCCCATGGCCCTGCGGGCGTGGGGAAGGCGAGACACCGGATGCGCAATCAGTTGCGCACGGGCGGCCTGTCGGAAGCGGTCATCGACGATGCCGTACTGATCCTTTCCGAACTTTTGAGCAATGCCTGCAAACACGGGCGCCCCCTGGGGGACGCCCTGGCCGGGGACGGCGACGTCCGGGCCGCCTGGCAGGTGGACACGCGCGGCCGGCTGATCGTCGAGGTGACGGACGGCGGCGGCCCGACCCGCCCGGCCCCCATGACCCCGTCGGTCACGGCGCACGGCGGTCGCGGGCTGAACATCATCACGGCCCTGGCCGACGACTGGGGCGTGCGGGACGATGCCCGGGGCGAGGTGACCGTCTGGGTCGTGGTCCACAAGGACGTGCGCGGACCGGGCACCCCGGACCGCCGCGACGCCTTCGCTACGCGCGTCACGGCACCCCGCGTCCCGGAGATGACCGACCTGGACTTCGCGGACTCCTTCGACGACCTGGACTGA
- a CDS encoding glycerophosphodiester phosphodiesterase — MTHAPQHRIQVVAHRGASEYAPEHTLAAYRKAIEDGADALECDVRLTADGHLVCVHDRRVNRTSNGRGAVSALELADLAALDFGSWRKGPAWRGRDEEPDWEFRPEDRADTAVLTLERLLELVADAGRRVELAIETKHPTRWAGQVEERLLVLLKRFGLDAPAAPEESPVRVMSFSARSLARVRAASPTLPTVYLLQFLSPRLRDGRLPAGVRIAGPSIRIVRNHPAYIERLQRNGHRVHVWTVNDPEDVDLCVELGIDAIITNRPAAVLSRLGR, encoded by the coding sequence GTGACCCACGCACCACAGCATCGCATCCAGGTCGTCGCGCACCGCGGGGCCTCCGAGTACGCCCCCGAGCACACGCTGGCCGCGTACCGGAAGGCCATCGAGGACGGCGCCGACGCCCTGGAGTGCGACGTACGCCTGACCGCCGACGGCCACCTGGTGTGTGTCCACGACCGGCGGGTCAACCGTACGTCCAACGGGCGGGGCGCGGTCTCGGCCCTGGAGCTCGCGGACCTGGCCGCCCTGGACTTCGGTTCGTGGCGGAAGGGTCCGGCCTGGCGCGGGCGGGACGAGGAGCCCGACTGGGAGTTCCGGCCCGAGGACCGCGCGGACACCGCCGTACTGACGCTGGAGCGGCTGCTCGAGCTGGTCGCCGACGCCGGGCGGCGGGTGGAGCTGGCGATCGAGACCAAGCACCCCACGCGGTGGGCGGGGCAGGTCGAGGAACGGCTGCTGGTCCTGCTCAAGCGGTTCGGGCTGGACGCGCCGGCCGCCCCGGAGGAGTCGCCGGTGCGGGTCATGAGCTTCTCCGCGCGGTCGCTGGCCCGGGTGCGGGCGGCCTCGCCGACGCTGCCGACGGTCTATCTGCTGCAGTTCCTCTCGCCCCGGCTGCGCGACGGGCGGCTGCCGGCCGGGGTGCGGATCGCGGGCCCCTCGATCCGGATCGTGCGCAATCACCCGGCCTACATCGAACGGCTGCAGCGCAACGGCCACCGGGTGCACGTCTGGACGGTGAACGATCCTGAGGACGTGGACCTGTGCGTGGAACTCGGCATCGACGCGATCATCACCAATCGGCCGGCCGCCGTGCTGAGCCGGCTGGGGCGCTGA
- a CDS encoding S1C family serine protease has protein sequence MSTENEGNPVPPAPSAPPVPPSSPAAPPQAAASDGGEAPTGPIAPTPQGAPASDPYGPAPQAPDAAWPPPPPATPAYADPGAGAGWGSSYDQQHQQYQQYQHQPFQQPQHAPKKGSGRGGLIAAVLVAALVAGGLGGGLGYTLAKNNDDGGSTTISASSSGGATQVKRAAGTIAAVAQNALPSTVTIESEGTNGEGGTGTGFVFDKQGHIITNNHVVADSLDGGKLTATFPDGKKYDAEVVGHAQGYDVAVIKLKNPPSDLKPLALGDSDKVAVGDETIAIGAPFGLSNTVTTGIISAKNRPVASSDGSSTSKASYMSALQTDASINPGNSGGPLLDASGAVIGINSAIQSASSGGLGSTGQSGSIGLGFAIPINQAKYVAQQLIKTGKPVYAKIGASVSLEDGTSGAQITDSGSGGSAAVESGGPADKAGLRPGDVITKLDDRVIDSGPTLIGEIWTHKPGDKVEITYKRGGSEHTTTVTLGARVGDN, from the coding sequence GTGAGCACCGAGAACGAGGGCAACCCGGTACCCCCGGCCCCGTCCGCACCTCCCGTGCCGCCGTCGTCTCCCGCCGCCCCGCCCCAGGCAGCCGCGTCCGACGGCGGGGAAGCGCCGACCGGCCCGATCGCGCCGACGCCCCAGGGTGCGCCCGCGAGCGACCCCTACGGGCCCGCACCTCAGGCCCCCGACGCCGCCTGGCCGCCGCCGCCCCCCGCGACCCCCGCCTACGCGGACCCGGGCGCCGGCGCCGGCTGGGGCTCGTCGTACGACCAGCAGCACCAGCAGTACCAGCAGTACCAGCACCAGCCGTTCCAGCAGCCGCAGCACGCGCCGAAGAAGGGCAGCGGGCGCGGCGGCCTGATCGCCGCCGTCCTGGTGGCCGCGCTGGTCGCGGGCGGCCTCGGCGGCGGCCTCGGTTACACGCTGGCGAAGAACAACGACGACGGCGGCTCCACGACCATCTCCGCGTCCTCCAGCGGCGGCGCCACCCAGGTCAAGCGCGCCGCCGGCACCATCGCGGCGGTGGCCCAGAACGCGCTGCCCAGCACGGTCACCATCGAGTCCGAGGGCACCAACGGCGAGGGAGGCACCGGCACCGGCTTCGTCTTCGACAAGCAGGGCCACATCATCACCAACAACCACGTGGTCGCCGACTCCCTCGACGGCGGCAAGCTGACCGCGACGTTCCCGGACGGCAAGAAGTACGACGCCGAGGTCGTCGGCCATGCCCAGGGCTACGACGTCGCGGTGATCAAGCTCAAGAACCCGCCGTCGGACCTGAAGCCGCTCGCCCTGGGCGACTCCGACAAGGTCGCCGTCGGCGACGAGACGATCGCGATCGGTGCCCCCTTCGGCCTGTCCAACACGGTCACCACGGGCATCATCAGCGCCAAGAACCGCCCGGTCGCCTCCAGCGACGGCAGCTCCACCAGCAAGGCGTCGTACATGAGCGCCCTGCAGACCGACGCCTCCATCAACCCGGGCAACTCCGGCGGTCCGCTGCTCGACGCCTCCGGCGCGGTGATCGGCATCAACTCCGCGATCCAGTCCGCGTCCAGCGGCGGCCTGGGCAGCACCGGGCAGTCGGGCTCGATCGGTCTCGGCTTCGCCATCCCGATCAACCAGGCCAAGTACGTGGCCCAGCAGCTGATCAAGACCGGCAAGCCGGTCTACGCGAAGATCGGCGCGTCGGTGTCGCTGGAGGACGGCACCTCCGGCGCCCAGATCACCGACTCCGGTTCGGGCGGCTCCGCCGCGGTGGAGTCGGGCGGCCCCGCGGACAAGGCCGGCCTCAGGCCCGGCGACGTCATCACCAAGCTGGACGACAGGGTGATCGACAGCGGCCCGACACTGATCGGCGAGATCTGGACCCACAAGCCCGGCGACAAGGTCGAGATCACCTACAAGCGGGGCGGCAGCGAACACACGACCACCGTCACCCTCGGCGCCCGCGTCGGCGACAACTGA
- a CDS encoding DUF2000 family protein — protein sequence MPRAVLSSVLFATGNDRADRVAVRAMPTGKLSLTGPAVYGPPNAVGKVLKGARMRADAKATESLQRMRNCGTGAFGWGGVVVVGAAVAIAVGFRCRATCREAALNSCACAHG from the coding sequence CTGCCCCGTGCCGTCCTCAGCTCCGTCCTCTTCGCGACCGGAAACGACCGCGCCGATCGTGTCGCCGTCCGGGCCATGCCGACCGGGAAGCTGAGTCTCACGGGGCCGGCGGTGTACGGGCCGCCGAACGCGGTGGGCAAGGTCCTGAAGGGCGCGCGGATGCGCGCGGATGCAAAGGCGACTGAATCTTTACAGCGAATGCGCAACTGCGGCACGGGGGCGTTCGGTTGGGGCGGAGTTGTCGTGGTCGGAGCTGCCGTGGCAATAGCTGTCGGTTTCCGGTGCCGGGCTACATGTAGAGAAGCTGCCCTCAATTCGTGTGCATGCGCGCATGGATGA
- a CDS encoding GNAT family N-acetyltransferase → MRSSDWYLTHDVDEFLARAGEFLRSRPGPHVMQSTWAERVRVRGAAAFGPGVPVFGMLERGGEVHATCYRLPPRGFGLSPLTPEQADSLADRLAGLGDPVPSVSADHGTATAFAEAWQRRTGATPTLRDTRLCLYRLGTLTPPDPLPAGRGRVLGEQDLEEAMFWCGEFAKAVGEDVVIDAGTWAGTRFADKTYTLWETPDGTPVSVAGLNPLIGGQMQVDVVYTPAHLRGRGYAAAVTAEVSRAALAAGAQDVVLFADLSNPTSNALYQRLGFERLSEWSGYDFSAAAPAVPPAAGISR, encoded by the coding sequence ATGCGCTCATCCGACTGGTACCTGACCCATGATGTCGACGAATTCCTCGCCCGCGCCGGGGAGTTCCTGCGTTCGCGTCCCGGCCCGCACGTCATGCAGTCGACGTGGGCCGAGAGGGTGCGGGTGCGAGGGGCCGCGGCGTTCGGCCCCGGCGTCCCCGTCTTCGGGATGCTGGAGCGGGGCGGTGAGGTGCACGCCACCTGCTACCGCCTCCCGCCCCGTGGGTTCGGCCTCTCCCCGCTCACGCCCGAGCAGGCCGACTCGCTCGCCGACCGGCTGGCCGGCCTCGGGGACCCCGTTCCCTCCGTCAGCGCGGACCACGGCACGGCCACCGCCTTCGCCGAGGCCTGGCAGCGGCGCACCGGCGCGACGCCGACGCTCCGGGACACGCGGCTGTGCCTGTACCGCCTCGGCACGCTCACCCCACCGGACCCGTTGCCGGCGGGCCGGGGCCGCGTCCTCGGCGAGCAGGACCTCGAGGAGGCCATGTTCTGGTGCGGCGAGTTCGCCAAGGCTGTCGGGGAGGACGTGGTCATCGACGCGGGGACCTGGGCCGGGACGCGCTTCGCCGACAAGACCTACACCCTGTGGGAGACCCCGGACGGCACTCCCGTCTCCGTCGCGGGACTCAATCCGCTGATCGGCGGCCAGATGCAGGTGGACGTCGTCTACACCCCGGCCCACCTGCGCGGTCGCGGTTACGCGGCGGCCGTGACGGCGGAGGTGAGCCGGGCCGCGCTGGCCGCGGGGGCGCAGGACGTCGTCCTGTTCGCGGACCTGTCCAACCCCACCAGCAACGCGCTGTACCAGCGCCTCGGCTTTGAACGGTTGAGCGAATGGTCCGGGTACGACTTCTCGGCGGCCGCGCCGGCGGTCCCGCCGGCCGCCGGGATCAGTCGCTGA
- a CDS encoding bifunctional DNA primase/polymerase produces MATTDRQATTLALAHALSAAERGLAVIPLSRTKLPALRSPHRLDPDAAPPPCHGECGRPGHGVYDATTDPTRIRELFAAAPWATGYGIACGLPPHRLIGVDLDVKGGTDATGALRELALRHLFTIPPTVVVLTPSGGRHLWLTGPPDTVVPNSAGRLAPGIDIRGAGGYLVGPGSRTDHGVYAVAPGTEHLVPAPCPPSLLRLLLPPPRAPHPATHPSVGNRGQGLVQFVLSAHAGQRNTRLFWAACRAYENGIGRALRAPLIDAAVHTGLTEQEARATIASAARMTGHRP; encoded by the coding sequence ATGGCCACCACCGATCGGCAGGCCACGACGCTGGCCCTCGCACACGCCCTGTCAGCCGCCGAGCGCGGCCTGGCCGTCATCCCCCTGTCCCGCACCAAGCTCCCCGCCCTGCGCTCCCCCCACCGCCTCGACCCCGACGCCGCGCCGCCGCCCTGCCACGGCGAGTGCGGCCGCCCCGGCCACGGGGTGTACGACGCCACCACCGACCCGACCCGCATCCGCGAACTGTTCGCCGCGGCGCCCTGGGCGACCGGCTACGGCATCGCCTGCGGGCTGCCCCCGCACCGTCTGATCGGCGTCGACCTGGACGTGAAGGGCGGCACGGACGCCACGGGCGCCCTGCGGGAACTGGCCCTGCGGCACCTGTTCACCATCCCGCCCACGGTCGTCGTCCTCACCCCGAGCGGCGGCCGCCACCTCTGGCTGACCGGACCGCCGGACACCGTCGTCCCCAACTCGGCCGGCCGGCTCGCCCCCGGCATCGACATCCGCGGTGCCGGCGGCTACCTGGTCGGTCCGGGCTCCCGCACCGACCACGGCGTCTACGCCGTCGCCCCCGGCACCGAGCACCTGGTCCCCGCGCCCTGTCCCCCGTCCCTGCTCCGCCTCCTGCTCCCGCCGCCGCGCGCGCCGCACCCCGCGACCCACCCCTCGGTCGGCAACCGCGGCCAGGGCCTGGTCCAGTTCGTCCTCTCCGCCCACGCGGGTCAGCGCAACACCCGCCTCTTCTGGGCGGCCTGCCGCGCCTACGAGAACGGCATCGGCCGCGCCCTGCGGGCTCCGCTGATCGACGCGGCGGTCCACACGGGCCTCACGGAACAGGAGGCCCGCGCGACGATCGCGTCGGCGGCCCGCATGACCGGCCACCGGCCCTGA
- a CDS encoding acyl-CoA dehydrogenase family protein, which produces MHLAPTERQQRLRAELRAYFRSLIPPPAPEDPADRRALLRRIGADGLLGLGWPVEYGGQGRGADEQFVFFDEAYRAGAPVSMVTLNTVGPTLMKYGSAAQKARFLPGILRGDLVFAIGYSEPSAGTDLAALRTRAVRNGDGWRIDGQKIFTSGAQHADWIWLACRTDPEAPRHRGISILLVPTDAPGFSWTPIETVGGQITTATYYDGVHVPADSLVGAEHDGWSLITNQLNHERVALAATGMQAEDFYAAALTASRTPDPVTGRRRIDEPWIRSRLAEAHARLAANRLLSWRLVGDAGAGRVAPAEASGVKFAGTESAVATYRMCQEIVGEAAWVRSGSPGVFGDGELERLNRAAQINTFGGGVSEVQREIVATMRLGMRRGGRGRGD; this is translated from the coding sequence ATGCATCTGGCTCCCACCGAACGCCAGCAGCGGCTGCGCGCCGAACTGCGCGCCTACTTCCGGTCCTTGATCCCGCCCCCCGCCCCCGAGGACCCCGCCGACCGCCGCGCCCTGCTGCGCCGCATCGGCGCGGACGGCCTGCTCGGCCTCGGCTGGCCCGTCGAGTACGGCGGCCAAGGGCGGGGTGCGGACGAGCAGTTCGTGTTCTTCGACGAGGCGTACCGGGCCGGCGCCCCCGTCTCGATGGTCACCCTGAACACGGTCGGGCCGACGCTGATGAAGTACGGCAGCGCGGCGCAGAAGGCCCGCTTCCTGCCCGGCATCCTCCGCGGCGACCTGGTCTTCGCCATCGGCTACAGCGAACCCTCGGCGGGCACCGACCTGGCCGCGCTTCGCACCCGGGCGGTGCGGAACGGCGACGGCTGGCGGATCGACGGGCAGAAGATCTTCACCTCGGGCGCCCAGCACGCCGACTGGATCTGGCTGGCCTGCCGCACCGATCCCGAGGCGCCCAGGCACCGCGGCATCTCGATCCTTCTCGTCCCCACGGACGCGCCCGGGTTCTCCTGGACGCCGATCGAGACCGTGGGCGGGCAGATCACGACGGCGACGTACTACGACGGCGTCCACGTCCCCGCCGACAGCCTCGTCGGCGCCGAGCACGACGGCTGGTCGCTCATCACCAACCAGCTCAACCACGAGCGGGTCGCCCTCGCCGCGACCGGCATGCAGGCCGAGGACTTCTACGCGGCCGCGCTCACCGCCTCCCGCACCCCCGATCCGGTGACCGGTCGGCGCCGCATTGACGAGCCGTGGATTCGTTCTCGGCTGGCCGAGGCGCATGCCCGACTTGCGGCGAACCGCCTGCTCAGCTGGCGTCTGGTGGGGGACGCGGGGGCGGGCCGGGTGGCTCCCGCGGAGGCCAGCGGGGTGAAGTTCGCGGGAACGGAATCGGCAGTCGCGACGTATCGCATGTGTCAGGAGATCGTCGGCGAGGCGGCATGGGTCCGGTCCGGTTCGCCGGGAGTCTTCGGGGACGGCGAGCTGGAGCGGCTCAACAGGGCGGCACAGATCAACACGTTCGGGGGCGGGGTGAGCGAGGTGCAGCGGGAGATCGTCGCGACGATGCGGCTCGGGATGCGGAGGGGTGGCCGTGGCCGGGGGGACTGA
- a CDS encoding bifunctional MaoC family dehydratase N-terminal/OB-fold nucleic acid binding domain-containing protein, producing the protein MAVAGGTDELGARLKAYEGQPASRAGIAKDPVNLPMIRHWCEAMGDTNPAYEGPDAIAPPTMLQAWTMGGLSGNTARTGAYDEMSALLDAAGCVSIVATDCEQEYLRPLRPGDEPAFDTVIESVSARKTTKLGTGYFVTTRTDIRVGEELVGVHRLRVLKYAPAGRPAKAPPRPRPVVNRDNAGFWEGVAAERLLIQRCTGCGTLRHPWLPGCNACGSLDWDTVESSGEGTVWSYVVMHHPPFPAFDPPYAVGLIELAEGVRMVGNVVGVPYDKVRIGLPVRVEFRRYEDEGGASTLPVFRVADTLGSLGTLDAAGTAGTAGTAGTAGTAGTAGTAGVAGASSASGASGALGAEA; encoded by the coding sequence GTGGCCGTGGCCGGGGGGACTGACGAGCTGGGGGCGCGGCTCAAGGCGTACGAGGGGCAGCCGGCCTCCCGGGCGGGCATCGCCAAGGACCCCGTCAACCTGCCCATGATCCGGCACTGGTGCGAGGCGATGGGCGACACGAACCCGGCGTACGAGGGGCCGGACGCGATCGCCCCGCCCACCATGCTCCAGGCCTGGACGATGGGCGGCCTCTCCGGGAACACGGCACGCACCGGCGCGTACGACGAGATGTCCGCCCTGCTCGACGCGGCGGGCTGTGTCTCGATCGTCGCCACCGACTGCGAGCAGGAGTACCTGCGCCCGCTGCGGCCGGGCGACGAGCCGGCCTTCGACACGGTGATCGAGTCGGTGTCCGCGCGGAAGACGACGAAGCTGGGCACGGGCTACTTCGTCACCACGCGCACGGACATCCGGGTCGGCGAGGAGCTGGTGGGCGTCCACCGTCTCCGCGTCCTCAAGTACGCGCCCGCGGGGCGGCCGGCCAAGGCTCCGCCGCGCCCCCGTCCGGTGGTCAACCGGGACAACGCCGGCTTCTGGGAGGGCGTGGCCGCGGAGCGGCTCCTCATCCAGCGGTGCACCGGCTGCGGCACCCTGCGCCACCCCTGGCTGCCGGGCTGCAACGCCTGCGGCTCCCTCGACTGGGACACCGTCGAGTCGTCCGGCGAGGGCACGGTCTGGTCGTACGTCGTGATGCACCACCCGCCCTTCCCGGCTTTCGACCCGCCGTACGCGGTCGGCCTGATCGAGCTCGCCGAAGGCGTGCGGATGGTGGGCAACGTGGTGGGGGTGCCGTACGACAAGGTGCGGATCGGGCTGCCGGTACGGGTGGAGTTCCGCCGCTACGAGGACGAGGGCGGGGCGTCGACCCTGCCCGTCTTCCGGGTGGCCGACACGCTCGGCAGCCTCGGCACGCTCGACGCTGCGGGGACTGCGGGGACTGCGGGGACTGCGGGGACTGCGGGGACTGCGGGGACTGCGGGGACTGCGGGGGTTGCCGGGGCTTCCAGCGCTTCCGGGGCTTCCGGCGCTCTCGGTGCGGAGGCCTGA
- a CDS encoding acyl-CoA dehydrogenase family protein gives MDFTPTEDQAEARDLAARIFADLATHERLRAAGTGSDPELWKALCGAGLVAAVAELGLLGLVLLLEEQGRTTAQVPYAASCVYGQLTIAAHGTGDQRARLLPGIGDGSVVVAGAFPAQQGVRPSARGGLSGTVPVVPWLRDATHALVADAGRQLWLVPLGVGTGTGTRIEEAELTAPWSAGRLVLDEAPAEVLGSGPGPDSGPDVYADVLATARTAFAGLQAGVCAGSLARAVAHTNTREQFGRPLATRQAVQLRAADAHMDIEAIRVTAYEAAWRRDAGLPYATHALTAAWWASEAGQRVVHTGQHLHGGAGADVGHPVHRHFLWGRQLDAYLGSGSEVLQELGELIESGS, from the coding sequence GTGGACTTCACGCCCACCGAGGACCAGGCCGAGGCCCGTGATCTGGCCGCGCGGATCTTCGCCGACCTCGCCACCCACGAGCGGCTGCGGGCGGCCGGCACCGGCAGCGACCCGGAGCTGTGGAAGGCGCTGTGCGGTGCGGGACTGGTCGCCGCGGTCGCGGAGCTGGGCCTGCTGGGACTGGTGCTCCTGCTGGAGGAGCAGGGGCGTACCACGGCCCAGGTGCCGTACGCGGCGAGCTGTGTGTACGGGCAGCTGACGATCGCCGCGCACGGCACCGGCGACCAGCGGGCGCGGCTGCTGCCGGGGATCGGGGACGGGTCGGTGGTGGTGGCGGGGGCGTTCCCGGCCCAGCAGGGGGTGCGGCCCTCCGCGCGGGGCGGACTGAGCGGCACCGTCCCCGTGGTCCCGTGGCTGCGGGACGCCACCCACGCCCTGGTCGCGGACGCCGGCCGGCAACTGTGGCTGGTGCCGCTCGGCGTGGGCACCGGCACCGGCACCCGCATCGAGGAGGCCGAGCTGACCGCGCCCTGGTCGGCGGGGCGGCTCGTCCTCGACGAGGCCCCGGCCGAGGTCCTGGGCTCCGGTCCCGGCCCGGATTCCGGCCCCGACGTCTACGCCGACGTCCTGGCCACCGCCCGCACCGCCTTCGCCGGTCTCCAGGCGGGCGTCTGCGCGGGCTCCCTCGCCCGGGCCGTGGCCCACACCAACACCCGCGAGCAGTTCGGGCGCCCGCTCGCCACCCGGCAGGCCGTCCAGCTCCGGGCCGCCGACGCCCACATGGACATCGAGGCGATACGGGTGACGGCGTACGAGGCGGCCTGGCGGCGGGACGCCGGCCTGCCGTACGCCACGCACGCGCTGACCGCGGCCTGGTGGGCGTCCGAGGCCGGGCAGCGGGTCGTGCACACCGGGCAGCACCTGCACGGTGGCGCGGGTGCCGACGTCGGCCATCCCGTGCACCGGCACTTCCTGTGGGGCCGGCAACTGGACGCGTATCTGGGCAGCGGGAGCGAAGTGCTCCAGGAACTGGGGGAGTTGATCGAGAGTGGGAGTTGA
- a CDS encoding MaoC family dehydratase, with the protein MGVETTRPGVGTELPPLEIPVTRTLIVAGAIASRDYQDVHHDAELARQKGSPDIFMNILTTNGLVGRYVTDYFGPTAELRKVAIRLGAPNYPGDTMVLTGRIEELDDERGTATVRVVGANGLGNHVTGTVTLTFTEATVTVTLTDEADS; encoded by the coding sequence GTGGGAGTTGAGACGACCCGGCCGGGAGTGGGCACCGAGCTGCCGCCGCTGGAGATCCCGGTCACACGGACGCTGATCGTGGCGGGAGCGATCGCCTCCCGGGACTACCAGGACGTGCACCACGACGCCGAACTGGCCCGGCAGAAGGGCTCCCCGGACATCTTCATGAACATCCTGACGACGAACGGCCTGGTCGGCCGGTACGTCACCGATTACTTCGGCCCGACGGCCGAGCTCCGCAAGGTCGCCATCCGGCTCGGGGCGCCCAACTACCCGGGGGACACGATGGTGCTGACCGGCCGGATCGAGGAGCTGGACGACGAGCGGGGGACGGCTACGGTCCGGGTGGTCGGCGCCAACGGCCTCGGCAACCACGTGACCGGCACGGTGACCCTCACCTTCACCGAAGCCACGGTGACCGTCACCCTCACCGACGAGGCGGACTCATGA